The sequence TGAAATAAGGTCTAAAATAAGAATAATTAGTAGAGTAGAGGAGAGCTTTTTTCCCTGTGGTATTCTTTCCATGAATGTCATTTTTTTGATccatcttttccttttttccactGTGTTTTCAGTTTGATTTTGAAACTCTGCTGCCTTTTATTTGAACGAAGGTTTTCCACCTTTTTGTTTACACCTCTGACTGTTTATGTTGAAATTCTTCCTGAAAGATTTATACATAATAGTGTCTGACGTGCTTTTTAACTAATGCCATGAAACCATGATTTTGTTACGAGCAACTTATTTTTCTACTTTTTGGAACGTTTTTATGCAGTACCAATGAACCAAGTTATTTTTAAACTTCTGGCTTTTATTCTCCTCTTAAATCCTGGatcctgttttatttttttatttttatgtctcAGAGTGCTTTCATTGTAATACTGCATTTACCATTCGCAAGTTTGCTCATAGTGGTAGTCCAAAATAAAAACAGTAAGCTAAAGCTTATTGATAACTGTTACCATTTCCATAAAGTATCTTCAACTattacaaaacaacaaaaaaacattactgCACTCACACTGTGGCCACATTTATTAATTACATTTCAGTAAATCATATGCAATATTGTCAAATGTTAGGTATGCTAGGTAATTGTAGTCTGGGGGATGATGCCCTATTGGATGATTTGAAATGCCCAAGATGTCGCaaacgtctctctctttctctcttcgaATGCCCTTTCCACCCTTAGCCGGTGGTCTGTCCCCTTTCCTTTGCAACGTATGCTCCCCAAAGGTGTCATTATGTAAAGAAAAGCATGTATCTGGTTTTAAATCGATGTACAAACTCATTAGTGAGGACACTCACAGGGGTCCAGTTACAGTATAAGTGTTccatatttttatattgtaaAGGAAAACAAATATTTTCTCTCATCTCGGAATTTGttgatatatgtatatgtttgaAAATATGGAAATGATATAGgaggatatatatatgtatatattatatacatatatatataaaaagaatCGGCCAATCATAGTTGCCTAATctttcagtgtttgtgtgtgtgcaggagagtGTACAACCGTCATAACCTCTCCGGTCAGATTTTGCACTGGAATCACAAACCAAATACTAAATGAGGGTCAGCTATAGACACTATTTTATTTACCCACGCAATCAATTCAACAACACAACCCAAAGTGTTTAAATGTGCGTCTCGGACGGGAACCTGAATGTCACTAGAGTCAAAAGCAGACATTGTTTTTCTTCCATCGTAATCCGAACTGTGCGGCTACAGAGGCTGAGGTTCACCATGCCAACCCCAGGAGGGAATACTGTCATACATGTGCCATTGTTTGTTGCAATCCAAGAAAAAATGgaatataaaatgaataaaataacaaaaggtGAAGATATGCTCTCTTcacttttttttgggggggtggggggggggacattttgTTTCCCTTCATAAACTGTTGAAAGATGCAGTTGACTAAAACAATTGTGCGCCACAAAATATGCGCGTGATGCGTTCTAGTCTCTGCTTGTTTTTTTGAGTCAGGGGTTGGGgttttaaattaaaacaaaacatgctCTGCATGTGCAATGATAGCataatgttatttaataatcAACAGATTCAGCATTTTGTGATTACAGATTACAGTAACGTTTACTCGTTTACAGCTGAAAATAAATGCTTTTCACAAACAACCAACAGAGTCGGGCGGAGACAATAAGCACACATGAATCTACAGAATGTAGATAAATAACCCAAATATATCAAACGTAAGACATGAAACAAATGGAGGTGGTTTGGGGTGAAGGGTAGAAGTCCTTAGTGGGCGGGCCGTCAAGGGAGCCAATCCCGGCCCTGCTCCATGCGTGATTTCCCAGGGTCGTCCTTGTTGCGTAGCGTGTTGAGGAGGAGCTCCAGGGAGCTGAGCACGGGCTCCAGGGAGCGGCCGGCCAGCGACACCAAGCCGCTGTGCCGCTTCCCGAAGCGCCCGATGGGACGGACCCCTCGGCCCACGTACCAGAAGGGGTCTATCTCtggacctgcacacacacacacacacacacacacacacacacacacacacacacacacacacagaatcaaacaaccacacacacacacacacacacacacacacacacacacacacacacacacacacacacacacacacacacacacacacacacacagaaacaaacaaccacacacacacacagacatacacacacacacaaaaacccacaaccacacacacacacacacacacagaaacaaacaaccacaaacacacagagacacacacacacacacacacagaaacccacaaccacacacacacacacacacacagaaacaaacaaccacacacacacacagacacacaccaacacacacacgcacacacacacacagaaacaaacaaccacacacgcacagacacacacacacacacacacacacacacacacacacacaacacagacaaccccacacacacacatgtcatcacatacacacacatggtacgAAACAGACGTTTAGATTACATCTTCACTCAAATaatgacttaaaaaaaagaaaatatgaacAACTTTTTGGTTAAGCAGTCACATCCATATGCAGTGTGAGTGTCCTGTTCTAGATGTAATTTGAATTAAACCAAAAAACCCAGCACATGACATCTCGTAACCGCATTTAGTAATTCAGAAacttatccaaagcgacctgcAGACAAGGCTGAGACCAATTGAGGCATCATAATCAATATTGGATTTCAATGTTATGCTTATTCAATGGAGGACATTGAATGTAGCTATAGCTCAATAGACGCATAACAACAAACCACTCCTGTATAGTGCACAGCCCATCAACTCGAAACACAGAGTTGGACTGTTACCGACTGTCTGCTTATCACCATCATTTCATTACGATTGTCTATTAAATGTGTTATCAGCAAATCATTTAAGTTGTTTGTATGATAAGTAAATAATAGGCTACAATGTGTAATTCAAAATTGAAATAGTTTTTTGTAGATTATATGGTTACAAAAATATTATCATGTTTTAGCCAGATATGAAACAAAAGAGCAAAGATATAAATAGTAGGAATTCAATTCTCAAAATTCGCTCATTTGAATTTCAGGGATGCCACCAATTAAATGCTCTTTTGACCAAACCTGGTCATGACGAGGTAAAAACAAAGATAATCAAATGTAATAAATGGGCTAGAGTTTGTTCAATGTATTCTTAATGAACATGCACccaatagaaacacacaaaatctGGTTAAAACCATGCAGTATAAAAATGTAAGCTTACTTCTGTTGTCGACGTTGTGCACGATGTGGAAGTCGTGCTCAACAGTTGTGCTGTGAGCGAGGGTGACGGtggaggaggcgaggaggaTGGCTAGAGCCACGGCGAGCCAGCGGTAGGACAACAGGCACAGGCGCGTCAGCAGCATCGTCTGGGTGTTTATGTGGACCACCAAGGCACTGCACGGGCTGCACATCAGAAACATACATCAAGGAATGGAGTCAAAGAAATGAGGCATTAGCACTGGGATTATTGGATACAGGTTGAATAGGAAATGTCACACTTTATTAACTCTATAATTCTACTCTATAATAATAGCTTTTTCAAAGATGTTGAAGGATTTGTAAAACTTCCAATAACAATAATGCACAATCCACGCACCtacacaaaaaaatgaaaaagaaaagcttacctTAAACTTTGGTGAGTCTCTGAGGTGAGGTACTGAAGGTTGTGGTTGGCTATTGAAGCAGGTGTGCGCGTCGCCGACTCTTATATATTTCGAGTGTTCATAGGGTCACTGATGATGAATCACATACGTCAGTGATGCCGAAGGGAAACTAGACAAAAAGATGGATTACTACcctcccccgccacccccccctacCCTTTGAAAGAAGGGAAAGGGAATTTGATGGTCTGGTTTGAAGGGTTCATGTCGTCTGGCACGTAGTCGCGCAGTTCATCAGGGAGTCAATGACACATGTGCACGACACTGAATTTTTAACTTCGGGGACACCCGaatccccccacccaccaccaccagccccgcgGGGgcggaaacacacaaacatgtcgATGCACGGACGCGCggacgcacacccacacacacacacacaaacacacacacacacacacacacacacacacacacacacacacacacacacacacacacacacacacacacacacacacacacacacacacacacacacacacacacacaaatgcacaaaggAGACCTTTCAGAAAGAGACCTGGGAAACTAAGGTGGGTGTTCATGAATGAAGTCATCATTAATCACTTTGATCATTAAATCTTCCACGAATAGATGCTGTGATTCAACCAAAAAATAAACGAAAGTAGAATTTTGCTAAACAAACTAACACTAGTCAGGCCTTCTCCCTATCACTTTTCATCATTATCGACAAACTCATGACCTTTTCTCCGGAAAGGTCATGAGTTTTATTGCATCTTTCAAATAAtggagcacaaacacacagcttagATGCCGGGCTTTACTGCTCCAATAAGATGGAGCAGTATGGGGTCTGTCTAACACAGTGGTCCCCAACGTTTGACCTCAACTACATTGTCATCGAGCCCTTTCGCAGAACTCATAACGATAAATAATGTATGAATGGGTCTGCACAAATTGCGCCCCCTTGAGGCCATGGCCAGAGGGGTTCAGTGGAAAGCAAAGTCAGTGTTTACTTAGAAAGCACAAATTCAAGCTTGAGTATCCGCAATTTGGAGAACCCAGCAGGAGTCAGTCCCAACCCCTCCCATTGGGCCCCGCCCTccaaagcccctcccccaaaacacatgaGTTCCctgctagctttagcaatacgTCTGCTTAGCCTTGTGGAAGATTCAGCGCAGGTAGCCAGGTAGGTAGGCAGACCGACAGGTAGACCATCCTATCATTTCATGCAGGCCGAATACAATTATAAGGCTGTGTTGAAAGGCGTGCGACAAGCAGAGATACCCGATTTGTGTCGGAGCATTTCGTTTATTGGTTGCGATCGGGATGTAtagagaatttcaacaaatgtGGCAAAATTGcttattaaatacattttctacCCAAGCTTTAATACAAAGTAACTACAATGGCAAACATATGATGGAATGCACAAAACAACActatattttttatcataaaTTGTAACACTATATATGTACTGAACAATATcggtatttattttcaattattaatattatttgttcTACTATTAAAAATTAGTCTATTTCAGGAATAAAATCCCACCACCCGTAGTACGCCTACCCTTGTGTAGAGGTCTGTAGGTCTATAGATCTGAGCTGTATTACCATACTGACAAAACAACCAGCCAAAACTTTAGAATAAGATCCCCAAATCATATATTGGAACAGGTTTCCTCATAATGATCTTGCATTTTTTTAAGTAAATTTTTTACATGGTTTGATTATTTTGATGTggttttgtctttctctctgttgttttGCTAGTTGCTTAAAGACAGACTCATGCTTAGCATTAGGTAAAGGAGAGGGAAAAGCCGTATTGATTGAGAAAACAGTGGTGGCCGGGATGAATCCCCGGGATGAATCATACGGAGACCTGACTGAGCCCTGGGACCTGAATCACTCCGCTTTATGTGCCCAGGTATGTGATGTGGCTTTTCTAACGAGTTCCCTCATAAATCAGAATCTgtggatgggggagagggggggagagagagagagagagagagagagagagagagagagagagagagagagagagagagagagagagagagagagagagagagagggagagagagagagagagagagagagagagagagagagagagagagagagagagagagagagagagagagagagagagagagagggagagagagacagagagagagagagagacagagacagagacagagacagagagagagagattaaaagaGCTGATCTGGGGGCAGTTCATTGTAGATAcaatgtgtgtaggtgtgtgctgTGCGTGGAGACACATGCAGCTGTGTTTTAAAGAGGAATTTAGGATGTTGTTCAATGTTTTGTGAATGCAGTATGCCAATATACAAGCAGGGCCTATACATCTAAGATAAAAGGGGGTGTTTGTATTCGCCCTCTGTGGTAGATTAGCTGTATTAGCTGCAGGTTTAGTACTGTAAACCTCTATTTATTCATCTATTTATTCAAGTTTGATTACCTCTTTAGCCGAGGTGAGTCAATACAatgtaaaatgaaatgaaaatgttaTGTAATGCATATGATTCAATCATTTGTGTATGTTGTCCTATGCATAAGTCAGGGAATGGCAGAGACGTTGAAATGGATCATTTAAATTGTATCATTGAGGGAAAAAAAGTGAATCAAGGGTTATACTAAATCAAATATGAAGATAAGATACTGAAGATAAAGATGACCATTTCAATTGTTAAATGGAGCTGTATTCATTTgaattttataaatatataaaccacGGTTATGATTGAAAAGTACCTGGGACTGAAAAAGATTGGATGTAAAGAGCATATGTTAATGATAATGCATTTTCCCCTTAGCCTTGACCTATACCTTACTGTGGTTCTTATACCAACATCCAACGATTAGTCTGAACCGAGGCAAGGTTGGGTTGATCATGCAAAGTCAATATtatgataaatataataatacgtTTGTATTTTGTGATGCAAAAATCCATATATTGTCACTTTGTTTTCAATCCCTTATAATGTCTAGCCACCTACCTTACCTCTGTCCTTAAGGTCAACACTTCCCTGATTTGATTTGGGAGGGGGTGAAACTGTTTAAATAGCTCTGTGAAACGGTGTTCTGGGCTCACTCTGCTAGAGAGGAGACTAGTGTATGCATACATTAAAATAGATGAATCGTCTGCAACTATTGTGTGCTATTTTGCATTTAGAAGTCTCATCTGTCCTAGACGCAATAACTCGTTAAgaaatacagtaggcctagttTTTAAAGTGGAATACAGGGGGTGGGAGATTAAGCAACACtagtaataaaaataaaaataagctgTTTCTTGAATGAAACGGGAACTCAGCTGTTACTAAGTATACAATCCAGGTTAAAAGCTGTTAAAATATATATCTGTTCAAATATATAtctgtgtaggcctatatctgcataggcctatatatctacATAGGCCTCTTATGTTATTGTGGTTGTCGTGTGTTACATTCAACTTAACAGAGGGTGTTTTGCTGCCCCCATGCGTTGACAAACGCCTTTACTGTCAAACGAAACCGAGTAAAACACAAGAACCATAGTGCATTGCGAACTCGCTTTGACAATTTCGGTTCACTCTTTTCCTGTTGCCACTTTGCAACAGCGGCGAGATGTTCGGTTATGTTATATTTAGGAGTGTCATGCTTTTAAAAACCTTGACAAACGTCACAGGCCCACACTTCAAAGGCTCGCCGAAACATTGTTAGCGTTTCTTTCCTCCATTGTTGAGCTCGAAGAATGTCGTCGAGTTCAGGCGGGTGGACCGAGACCGTGAGCCCGGACCCGTCTGCTTCGCTACCCGGCTTTGAGGCCTCGCGGTCCACCCTGGAGGGTCACACAGTCCTGATGTCGGTTCGGGTATCGGTGTGCCACTCTGGTATCCGACCGCTGTGTCTGCCAGGAGCTGGCGAGGAGTCGCTATATTTACAACTCAGCATGGACCCTGGGAAGTCCGGGGAATTCCGACTCTCGCTCCGGGACAGCAGCGGAACTGCCCGAAGTGTGGTAGGTAGATGACAGCAATCACTGGCATAGGTTTTGAGAAGTGATCAATGAATGAGGAAGTTGTTATGTTGTTAACAACTTAGTTGttttcaatgtattttattacTAGTATATAGTCCAAGAAGGGCATGGGAATTTATGAATACACTGTTTATGTTGCATACACAACAGACACCTCATTTGAGAGCATCAATACATCTGATATTATCGACAACAATGCACGAACACATTTACAATTTTGGCCTGACCTACTGCAACATTTTACTTTGTTTACTTCTTGTAAGTGTTCATTTCCCCACGTTCAGACCATCGCCGATTTTGACCTGCGGACAGTGAACTACGAGGTGAAGTCGCCCAAGTGCCATGAGCTCAGCCTGGCCGCCCCCCCTCACGACAAGATGAGCTTCAACTTCCGCTGTGAGCAGGAGGCCCAGGAGTGGGCCACCGTGGTGGTCTCGTCACTAAGAGAAGCGCAAAGGGGTCAGCCATCTTAATCACCatcatatgagagagagagagagagagagagagagagatgaattgcATTTGTGTTTTAAATTAGTTGTTTTGTCCATATCATTTTATTGCAGCCGTTATAAGCAtttgttcattttatttattttatgaatgTGTTGACGTTTGTGAACCACCAAAGGGAAATCCGAGGGAGACCTCCGCAATACTGCCATTACTTGGTGTCAACCATCCGTTTGCCCTGCAGTGAACCAGGTTTTTGCATCCAGAGTTAAATTAACAAAGCtgatttctatatattttttaccaaACAAAGGAGCTTTTCACCACCAGCAAGTCCCCTCCAACAGTTAAACCACCATCTGAGCAACCAGTCCCAcaaactcctccctctccctgggaACATGCCAACCCAATGAATGGGCTGTAATCTGGGTGTGCAGGAACTCAAAATACTAGCTGGTTCCTGCTGATCATATTTCAGAAGTGTAAAAAATCAAGATATTGGCACTATAGTAGAGCGCTTACGGTAAATTGGAAGTTTGGAATATTAATGCTTGGGATCGAGACAAAGGCTCCTTGGTAATCCTAAACCtgatgattctctctctctctctctctctctctctctctctctctctctctctgtctctgtctgtctctgtctctctctgtctctctctgtctctctctgtctctctccgtctctctccgtctccctctgtgtctctctccctctcacactctctctgtctgtctgtgtctatgtctgtgtgtgtttctctctcccacccacagTGGCCGAGGCCTTGTCCTCGAATGACCCCCTGGTTCCCATGGAGACGCCAGGGTCTGAGAGCTTGATAGCCCTGCAGTGCACAGGTAATGCTACCtaacccctcaccctaacccctctccctctccctaaccctaacccttaactgCCTCCTTAACTCACTGTGGGATCCCTGTGCTTTTAAAGTATTTGATCTGAATGAAACTGATCTAGGAACtgatctggtgtgtgtgtgtccgtctgtctacgtgtgtgcgcgtgtctgtacatgtgtgtgtgaacatccttgtgtgtgtgtgtgtgtgtgtgtgtgtgtgtgtgtgtgtttttgtgtgtctatgtttgtgtgtgcgcctgtatgTCCCTctaagtttgtgtgtctgcatctgtccgtgtgcgtgtgtccatccctgtgtgtgtgtgtgtgtgtgtgtgtgtgtgtgtgtgtgtgtgtgcgtcccctcGGCCCCAGAGGACTCGTGTGTGGAGCTGAGCAGAGCTATCGAGGTGGGGGATGTGTCGGTGGCCTCCAGCCTCGCTGCCGCCCTGGCCCGGCAGAACGCGGCTCTGAGGATCCGCCCCGCGCCCCGGAGCGGCCCGGACCAGGAGCTCCGGTGAGGACCACCggctggtggggggaggggggggtggtccacactgtacacactgtacaccCTGCTATGTTGTCATGATTGATCTGTTACAGTTTACAGTCGAGTCATTTACATGTCATAGCCAAAGCGACTTAAAGTGAAGTAATTTGCGGAAGCAATGATCCGCTGGTGATTTAGCCTATATTCCTATATTCCTATATTCCTATATTCCTATATTCCTCTCTTTCATGTAATAGATGGACACAGATAAGTTCATGAAGTGTATTGGATGATATACTGTTGTCTTTTTATCATCCTACAGCTTGGCTGTTGTAGTGGAGGAttgttcctcttcctgttccgtCACGGTCAAAGTCTTCCCCCACTCCACTATTGCAGCCATTAAACAGCAGGCATGTCGTCTTGCACCATCAACTTATTTATGAGCACATCGCCTTCGGTTAAGTCTCAAACCCACCACAGGAAACAACCCAGCTGGTTGTTAACCTCCAATTTGGATTGGATGCTTGTGATTGTTCTCAGCCTGACTTGTTAGTCACTTTGATTACAAATAAATCATCTTAATGTCTCAACAAATAGACGGTATAACGACCTCTCGCATGAGATATCCAACATAGTTGAATGCAGTAGAGAAGAGGtaaaggaaatgcattttcttccCTCAGCTCATCTGTCTATCTTCCCCCTCTGcgacactccctcactcactccgaTGGGGTCGATCATTGAGCACTTCACTGACCCAAATGCGTTATGATAAAGgcattaataaatataatacatGATGCGGAGGTACTGGAGGTGCagtcccctcatctcctcccgctctgcctcaggTCTTCCTGGAGTACGGGTTCCCCCCGAGGGTCCAGCGCTGGGTGATCGGCCAGTGCCTGTGCGCTGACCAGCGCTCCCTCGCCTCGTACGGCGTGCGTCGGGACGGCGACACGGCCTACCTTTACCTGCTGTCGTCACGCACCGCCCGCCTGTCGCCTCAGCCAGCCAACCTCGACCAGGAGGGCACCATCGGGGCCTCCTGGTCGCAGGGTCATCTGGCCTCCAGCACCCTGCCTCCCAGACTGGGCCCCGGCAGCAGCCCAGGTCAGGGTCCGATCTCCTGCATTCTGCCTCCCAGACTGGGCCCAGTTCAGGGTCTGGCCTCCAGCGCTCTGCCTCCCAGACTGGGCTGGTCTATGGGGAAGTGGTCTCATAACATACGTGTTTGTACCTTTTGTCTGTTCTCTGACCACCTCCAGGAACGGCTGGTCTTTCAGCGGGaaccgagagagagaatatCTCTGAAATCAGAGAGCTCATCAACTTGGAAATGCCTCAACTTGGTGAAGCACTGAGCATCGGCAGAGTAGCATCAGGCACACAggtataaccctaaccctatccactCAGAACACATGCTGTCAGTGGCTGCTGCGATCTGTCAGTGGCTGTCTGCTTGTGTAGCGCGCGTCAGTTCACCAGGTCGTTCAGCGGCGGAGGGAGCTTCACAATTCAATGTATGATCTGCTCAAGCTTTAGCAAACTAAACATATGGAATTTCTTCTGCCTAAAGAGTTTGTCATTTGGTGTAAACCTCCAAATGGAtgttgggggtgtgtgtgtctgtctgtctgtctgtctctgtgtgtgtgtgcacttataAATAGACCCACAATGACAACATCCAAAGCCCGTCCAGTAAGGCCATGTTCTGTGTTGCCCCAGGGTTGGCCCTGCCCCTCCTGCACCTACATCAACAAGCCCACCCGCCCGGGCTGTGAGATCTGCAGCACGGGCCGCCCCGAGGGCTACGCCATCCCGGGGGCTTACCGGCCAGACCACCTGGAGCTCAGACGCATCCAACAGGAGAA is a genomic window of Gadus chalcogrammus isolate NIFS_2021 chromosome 23, NIFS_Gcha_1.0, whole genome shotgun sequence containing:
- the shrprbck1r gene encoding ranBP-type and C3HC4-type zinc finger-containing protein 1 — encoded protein: MSSSSGGWTETVSPDPSASLPGFEASRSTLEGHTVLMSVRVSVCHSGIRPLCLPGAGEESLYLQLSMDPGKSGEFRLSLRDSSGTARSVTIADFDLRTVNYEVKSPKCHELSLAAPPHDKMSFNFRCEQEAQEWATVVVSSLREAQRVAEALSSNDPLVPMETPGSESLIALQCTEDSCVELSRAIEVGDVSVASSLAAALARQNAALRIRPAPRSGPDQELRLAVVVEDCSSSCSVTVKVFPHSTIAAIKQQVFLEYGFPPRVQRWVIGQCLCADQRSLASYGVRRDGDTAYLYLLSSRTARLSPQPANLDQEGTIGASWSQGHLASSTLPPRLGPGSSPGTAGLSAGTERENISEIRELINLEMPQLGEALSIGRVASGTQGWPCPSCTYINKPTRPGCEICSTGRPEGYAIPGAYRPDHLELRRIQQEKEAVRQYQQAREAERRENFARLVQLDGQEVVCNPEAVDCRICYGDLQPGQGVLLRECLHCFCRECLRSVIMLCEDPEVACPYRDETYSCSCTLQEREIKALVSGEEYGRWLQRGLQVAESRCEGSYHCAAADCPGWCVYEDTVNVFHCPVCRQHNCLLCKAIHEGMNCKQYQDDLTSRAINDSAARRTRDLLKTLVQSGEAMHCPQCGIIVQKKEGCDWLRCTVCHTEICWVTRGPRWGPGGPGDNSGGCHCNINKQKCHPKCQNCH
- the prlh2 gene encoding prolactin releasing hormone 2, translating into MLLTRLCLLSYRWLAVALAILLASSTVTLAHSTTVEHDFHIVHNVDNRSPEIDPFWYVGRGVRPIGRFGKRHSGLVSLAGRSLEPVLSSLELLLNTLRNKDDPGKSRMEQGRDWLP